The nucleotide sequence GCCACGGCGAAATGCATCGCGCAGCGCCAGCCGAGAAATACACCCAATGCCCAAACCCGATTCCACCGCCCGTTTGATCGCCTCGGTGTGCTCCAGCTCCAGGCGGATATTCAGCGCGCTGCGGTGATGGCGCATGGCCTGGTCAAAGGTCAGGCGCGTGCCGGAGCCTTGTTCCCGCAGGATCCAGGCCTCATGGGTCAACTCTTCGAGGGTGGCCACGCCGCGTTTGGCCAAGTGGTGCTGAGGCGCGCAAAACACCACCAGCTCATCTTCCACCCAGGTTTGCACCTCGATATCCGGGTGGCTGCAGTCGCCTTCGATTAGACCCAGGTCAATTTCGTAGTGCGCAACCTGGTGCACGATATTGGCAGTGTTCTGCACATGCAGCTTCACCTGGCTTTCGGGGTGCTGCTGCATGAAGCTGCCGATCAGCAGGGTGGCCAGGTAATTGCCAATGGTCAGGGTAGCGCCGACCGCCAGGGAGCCGAAGCCGGACTTACCGTTGAGCAGGTCTTCGATCTCCTTGGCCTGGTCCAACAGCGCCACCGCTTGAGGCAACAGCTGATGGCCCAAGGCGTTGAGACTCAGGCGCTT is from Pseudomonas marginalis and encodes:
- a CDS encoding LysR family transcriptional regulator, encoding MRFTLRQLQVFVAVAQQESVSRAAGLLALSQSAASTSITELERQSSCQLFDRAGKRLSLNALGHQLLPQAVALLDQAKEIEDLLNGKSGFGSLAVGATLTIGNYLATLLIGSFMQQHPESQVKLHVQNTANIVHQVAHYEIDLGLIEGDCSHPDIEVQTWVEDELVVFCAPQHHLAKRGVATLEELTHEAWILREQGSGTRLTFDQAMRHHRSALNIRLELEHTEAIKRAVESGLGIGCISRLALRDAFRRGSLVPVETPDLDLARQFYFIWHKQKYQTSAMREFLELCRAFTAGVQRSDEIVLPSIA